ACCACCGGTCCAAGATCATCGTGGAACGGCTGCGGGATCTGATTCCGCGGCAGATGTTCGAGATCGTGATCCAGGCGGCCATCGGGCAGCGGGTGATCGCGCGGGAAAGTATCCGCGCCCTGCGCAAAGCGGTGCTGGAGAAGTGCTACGGCGGCGACGTCACCCGCAAGCGCAAGCTCCTGGAGAAACAAAAAGAAGGCAAGAAGCGGATGAAACAGGTGGGCCACGTCCAGATTCCCCAGGAGGCCTTCATGTCGGTCTTGAGCATCGGGCAGAAATGACCCGGCCCGAGGCTTGACAGATACAGGGAAGGGTGCTATCTTATTGCCTGGGATTAGCACTCATTCCAGGAGAGTGCTAACAAGGGGGGCGGAACCGTGGGCATCGACGAACGCAAGAAAGAAATCCTCCGGGCGATAGTCCTCGACTACATCGCCACCGCGGAACCGGTCGGTTCCCGGACCATCGCCCGCAAGTACGGGTTGGGCATCAGCCCGGCCACCATCCGTAACGAAATGGCCGACCTGGAGGAGATGGGCTATCTCGAACAGCCGCACACGTCCGCGGGGCGGATTCCGTCACAGCGGGGCTACCGGTATTACGTCGACCGGCTCATGGAACCCGAGACCCCGGCGGAAGAGGAAAAGCTGATCATCAGGGCCAACTACCAGGCCAAAGCCAAGAGCATCTCCGAAGTCATCGAACGAACCGGGCAACTGGTGAGCCAGCTGACCAGCTACGCTGCTCTCGTGTCAACGCCCCGGATGATCGGTAGTGCCGTGCGGCACGTGCAGTTGGTCGCCATGGGGGAGGGCAAGGCCATGGTGCTCGTGGTCACCGAGCCCGAGCGCGTGCAGACGCGGGTGATCGACGTGCCGGAAAACATCACGGGCGAGGACCTGGAGACCATTTCCCGGGTCTTAAACGCGAAGATCAGGGGCCACAGCTTAAACGACATCCGGATCACCATCCTGCGCGAGATCTACTTTGAGTTGTTGCGCCACAAGGCCATGGTCGAATACATCATGGAACTCATCGGGGACAGTGAGGAAAGCACGGAAGAACGGGTGTATCTGGGCGGGGTCTTGAACATCCTGAACCAGCCCGAATTCCGGAACGTGGAGAAAATGAAGACGCTTCTTAGCCTTCTGGACCAGGAGGGACTCCTGTCGTCCCTGTTGGCTGAACAGGCCGAACAGGAGGAGGGAATCACCGTCCTCATCGGCGATGAGTTCAAGTGCGACCTCATCCAGGGCTGCAGCCTGGTCAGCGCCCGCTACGGAGTCGGCGGGCGCGCCGTGGGCGCTCTGGCGGTGCTGGGGCCGAGCCGCATGGACTACGCCCGGGTGACCGGCCTGGTGGAATACCTGACCCGAAACCTTTCCCGGGTTTTGGAGAAACTGTACAGGTAGAAGAATTCAGAATTCAGAATTCAGGAGTCAGGAGTGAGAATCCAGAATGGGGAAACCAACGGGAAGAACCCGAATCAATTCCGGACTTAAGTCCGATGCGCTGAGATGCCGGTGATTGTGTCTTTTGGTTCTTAATCTTCTGAATTCTGGATTCTGAATTCTATATTCTGTCCCATCAGAATTCTGTCCCTCCGGGAGGTGTTTTCTTGAGCCTCAAAAAGCAGGCCGTGCAGGGTTCCGAGGTGAACGAGCGCCTGGCGGCCCTGGTAACGAACGCGAACGCCATCCGGGCCGTCAGCTCGGCTGTGGAGGGTACGTTGGGCCCCAAGGGCCTGGACACGATGCTGGTCGACAAATTCGGCGAGGTGGTGATCACGAACGACGGGGTGACCATCTTAGGCCGCATGGAGGCCAACCACCCGGCGGCCCGGATGCTGATCAACGCGGCGCGGGCGCAGGAGGAAGAGGTGGGCGACGGAACCACCACGGCCACCGTGATGGCCGGCCGGATGGTGGCCACCGGGGTCGAGCTGGTCGCGCGGGGTGTCCCGGTGGCCCGGGTGATCGAGGGGTTGCGCCTGGGCCTGCGGCGGGCGCTCGAGGTGGTGCGGGCCGAGGCCCGGCCGCTGGCGGACCTGAACGACCCGCGTGTCCGCCAGGTGGCGCTGGTGGCCGGCCGGGAGCATGCAGACATTGCCGATCTGATCGTGGGGGCGGCTGCGTTGGTCGGGGCGGAAAAGCTCCAAGAGCCCAATTTCAAGCTGGCCGACACGGTGACGGCGGTGGAGGGCGCGGACAACGAGGTTTTTATGGGGGCGCTCATCAGCAAGGAACCGCTCAATCGCCAGATGCCGGCCGTTTTGTCCGGGGGGGTGCGGGTACTAGTCCTGGACGACGCCCTGGAGCCCGAAGAGATCGGGGACGAGGCCCTGGCCACCGAGGCCGGGTTTGCCCGCTATCTGCAACTGCAGGATGATTTCCGGGTCAATGTGAAAAAGCTGGTCGACCTGGGAGTCGGTTTGGTTTTGGTGGACCGGGGGGTGGCGAGCGCGGCCGAGGAGATCCTGACCGACGCCGGGGTGATGGTGGTGCCGCGGGTGCTGAACAAGGAACTCCGCCGGGCGGCCGAGCACACCGGCGCCCGGATGATCAAGCGGACCGGTCTCAAAAAGAGCGTTTCCGACCTGGAGGCGGCGCTCGGCCGGGCCCGGGCGGTGAT
The sequence above is drawn from the Bacillota bacterium genome and encodes:
- the hrcA gene encoding heat-inducible transcriptional repressor HrcA, which gives rise to MGIDERKKEILRAIVLDYIATAEPVGSRTIARKYGLGISPATIRNEMADLEEMGYLEQPHTSAGRIPSQRGYRYYVDRLMEPETPAEEEKLIIRANYQAKAKSISEVIERTGQLVSQLTSYAALVSTPRMIGSAVRHVQLVAMGEGKAMVLVVTEPERVQTRVIDVPENITGEDLETISRVLNAKIRGHSLNDIRITILREIYFELLRHKAMVEYIMELIGDSEESTEERVYLGGVLNILNQPEFRNVEKMKTLLSLLDQEGLLSSLLAEQAEQEEGITVLIGDEFKCDLIQGCSLVSARYGVGGRAVGALAVLGPSRMDYARVTGLVEYLTRNLSRVLEKLYR
- a CDS encoding TCP-1/cpn60 chaperonin family protein translates to MSLKKQAVQGSEVNERLAALVTNANAIRAVSSAVEGTLGPKGLDTMLVDKFGEVVITNDGVTILGRMEANHPAARMLINAARAQEEEVGDGTTTATVMAGRMVATGVELVARGVPVARVIEGLRLGLRRALEVVRAEARPLADLNDPRVRQVALVAGREHADIADLIVGAAALVGAEKLQEPNFKLADTVTAVEGADNEVFMGALISKEPLNRQMPAVLSGGVRVLVLDDALEPEEIGDEALATEAGFARYLQLQDDFRVNVKKLVDLGVGLVLVDRGVASAAEEILTDAGVMVVPRVLNKELRRAAEHTGARMIKRTGLKKSVSDLEAALGRARAVIHDEKLERVRIQDGAGKPTATVLVGAATEEVVDERERIAKDAAGAVQSAVRGGVVPGGGSLELWAAREVDAVRAGVKGMAVYGVECVVEALRRPLAQIVANAGFNPLEKVGDVNAAQAASGRNSLGIDCDTGEVADMEAVGVLDPAPVKIYALRAAGEVAEAILRIDTIIMKREEHLDGRGDKKDE